A stretch of the Rosa rugosa chromosome 5, drRosRugo1.1, whole genome shotgun sequence genome encodes the following:
- the LOC133711307 gene encoding uncharacterized protein LOC133711307, with protein sequence MVAERSRRSRRRALMMSAAALQIQTLEDEDSKLGGSSKGRNYKARDRELMDLRLKAQYFTDPCRYEPNIFRRRYRMQPWVFDRMMRDVTNYDPYFVQTRDACGRVSLSTEQKLTCAMRMLAYGITADFCDDYLDIAKTTAIEILEHFTKAIWNVYHETYLR encoded by the coding sequence ATGGTTGCAGAAAGATCAAGAAGAAGCCGTCGACGAGCCTTGATGATGTCTGCCGCTGCCTTGCAAATCCAAACTCtggaagatgaggattcaaAATTGGGTGGTTCTTCAAAAGGTCGTAACTATAAGGCCAGGGATCGAGAGCTGATGGATCTTAGACTTAAAGCTCAATACTTCACGGATCCGTGCAGGTATGAACCAAACATATTTCGTAGGCGATATAGAATGCAACCTTGGGTCTTTGACAGGATGATGCGCGACGTGACCAACTACGACCCATATTTTGTTCAAACAAGAGATGCTTGTGGGAGAGTCAGCTTATCCACTGAACAAAAGCTGACATGCGCCATGAGAATGCTCGCGTATGGCATCACAGCTGATTTCTGCGATGATTACCTAGATATTGCGAAGACCACTGCCATTGAGATTTTGGAGCACTTCACAAAAGCAATCTGGAATGTGTACCATGAGACTTATCTCCGCTGA